The sequence CCTCATGTCCAAGCACAGGAGTAAACCCAACCTTGCCAATCCACGTATGCCCAGAATACAACCACACATGCCAACATCACTGTTTCTTTAATAAATAGTGGACCCTCACATAACTTATCAAACATTGAGAGAGTTTGTTACGTGAAATCATACTAGATATGAAATGTTTATGACAATTTGAAGAAGTAACACATAACTGTAATGCTTATGACAATTCCACAACATAATAAATAACAAGCTGCTGGACTCTAAAGCCTGCCTCATTTTCTACTTGCAAGGAAAGAATCCTAAGAGCTCAGATGATATCAAGTCCCAATTACTTCAAACTTCATACTTTTGTGAGGGTTTGTGTATCTTTATAGGGAAAACAATAAGGCATTGCAAAATAATAGAGCTTCAAATACTGGCCTGCACTGTCATATTATCCGTGGGCACAAATACCTGTCTGCCATTATAGGCTTACAGTTTACAACATTCATCATAGAATTGTGAGGAGTGATTATCATACAAGGAAAATAACAAATTAGAGATAACTGCAGCATGGAACATAGTTTAACCAACTTACAAGAAAAATAAGCACAAAAGAACAATAAACGTGATGATGTAATAATATCCATATGGtttaatattattgttacaagacTCCCCAGGCATGAAATTATTTTGGCAGAACATGGTAAAATTTTACCAACTATTGATAACGTTAACAATGAAGGCATTATTTACATACCTTACTTGGAAGCACGTCTTGTGCATTAAGAGCCTGAAGAATAAGATGATAAAATACAATGGCAAGAGACAGTGACTGCATGCTCTAGAACAATGGTATAAAAATACACGATGCCTTATAGCTCAAAAGGCTTCACTTTGAAGATTGCCGCTTGTATAAAGGCAATTTTTTCCTATTATTTCTCTCACAACATACTGAAGCAGAATTGTCAATAAAAGAACTCTCACAAAAACAAGTTCTACCATAGAATATATGCTTGTGCATTATTGCAGCTCTTAAAAACGGTTTACAGGTGCAGCAGTTCATGGAAGTTAAAGCAAATCTAGAAGTGGAGGTTGATCGACAGGTGGCTTTGAATTACTACCCCCtgaagaatggatagaaggcacTTGACTTTTTACTTtcactcttcctcttcctcttcctctgccCACTCCAGAAGGTGGAGGTGGAGCAATCTTCAAAACTGCTGGTTCATTCCTAGCAGATGAAAATATCGACCCAATATCTGCCTGCTGTTGATTTGCTGAAAGAGCCAAGGAACTGGGCGGCATATGTGGACTTAAGGTTGACCAGTTCagtgaactagaaggattttgaACTTGCGCATTAATGGAACTACTCATTGGCCCTGCATTACCAATTTGTTGTTTTgaattattattgatattgttactTGTACGTGGAGGCCAATCTGCAAAGGGATCGAAATCATCAACTGCAGGGTCTGGTTCAAGATGAAAATTAGTCATGCCATTTGATGCTGATTTTTTGCTTGCAAGGTCCTGATGGTCATAGCTAGGTCCTGAGGACCAACTTCCAAAGTCTGTAAATGTTGCAGAACCAAGTTGACTGTTAGTTATTTTTGGAGCTTCTGTAGTTGCAGGAGCTGGTGGTGGCCACTGAACATCTACTGGTGTACATGAACTGACAGATGATGTGGATGTAGAAGAGATAGAACTATCATATCGCATTCCATTCATTGGAGTGATATTATGAACAGAACCAGACTTTGAGATGTTAGATAGTGGATTTCCATTAATAGTAGACATATTGGCGTTACTAAAGCTTTGGGGGCCTTTAGTAATTGAACCCCAATCTTCTGAATCCCAGGAGCTGCTAGATTTTCCTCCTGCAACTGAGACCACACCCTCTGTCTTAAGGGAGTCAATATGAACCCCATTCATTCCCACTGATGATGTTGAACTCGTATCTAAAGTAGAAGGATTCAATTCATTAAGAGTTACACCACGTTTCTCTTCAATTTTCCTGTGAAATCAAGGATTTATCAGATGTGCTCCTCTTTCTGTGCTTAGTCAAATTACTAGAAACAAGCCCTGCTTCGATAAGCCACCATTTAAGACAGGTAAATTAATTTCATACCTAAGGATTTCTTTTACAAAGAGCATGTACTTGGAAAACTGTTGAAGATTCAACTGCTGTACAACCAGTAATGGTGCAAGTAGAGGAAGCAAATGCTCTGCAGCAAACTCTAAATCGTACTGAAAATCACATACCACCAAAAAGTAAAAGATTAAAAACTTAAGACAGTTCAAGCTCGACTCTTGGAATGGCAGAGCCGTTAAAACATTTTTGTTCCAAATTCATTTCTCATATTTCACTTCTACATCAGATATTTGATCAGTCAAATAGACTACTGAAATTGCTACCAATAAAACACAATACTATTGAAAAAACCTTGCATTGAAAATACCTTCTTGTATATTGCATTTGTAACTCCAAGAGTACACATTAGTGTAGGTGCAGAATGATCGACAGCAGTACACCTTTGTAGTGTCTGCAATATCTCTAAAACTGATCTCTTATCCAACCACTGTACTAGCTCTCCCAGGCATAGCAATGCATTCACTCGTACCTGCATTACCATTTTacatgaacaatcattaacaaaataaaaataattagcaCACTTGTAATGTTCATCCATGCAGCTTTCAACCACTCAAAATATTCTTTAACTAGGCAAGACCTTCAAATTCATGGACAGAAATGGCAGATCAATATCCATTATAAACAAGTCAAAAGAGGACAAAACAGATACTGAAGGAAAACAATACTGGGAATTGAGAAGTGAAAAACAGGTGCCTTTGAAACAGGAAAGAGAGATATACAAACTAATTTAGACAGCGATAACAACTAATGATATTCTATTTAAAGATCCCCAGGGATAGGTCTAATCTTTTTTTCTTATGTGTGTGTTTGTTCGATATTTATTGTCTATCAGTAAGATATGCATTTAAATCCTTTaataaagataaacaaatgagtAGTAAAAATCTTTGAGAATAGTAACACTCTTCTCTGATATTTACCAGTTATGGCATTTGTTTCTCATCCAATACTTGAAATGCAACTgtaagaatatttatttattttttgtatgagTGTGTAGCCCTTCAAAATTATGAAGTACATGTGCAAGAATCTTACTGCAGCAACTGTAGTTTTAAGTGCCAAAACATGAACGCGAGGAAGAACTGATTGCTTCATAACCTGCAACGAGCAAACAGGATGTCAATGAAAAAGTGGCACTCTGATCCAAAAAAGTATATGTTAGCATTTTGAAGCGTATCTAAAAGCAATTGGAATTGCCATATGGCAGAGAAGAAAGATTATTACCTGGCCAAAACTACTTTTAAAACAAATGGCTCAATAAACCCAGAATGATAACATAGAGCATCTGTTTCATGTTCATTTATTTCTGTCTTGAAACTGTCAAAACCATTTTGATTTTCCtatcttgaatttttatttctttgaaatttATGCCTCAAATTTTTCCTTCTTGCCTTAAATGAAATGGCATTCACCTGCCTGCCAATTAATTATAGATTTTATTTTGTGTCACTCATTCAGCTCAGGTTGGAACTGAAAAGATTAACCTAAACTTGTTTTGAAAAAAGAAATGAAATCTAAAAACTGCATTCTGATAAGAAAAACTCAATTAGTTTACCAGAAAAACTCTATTGTGTCTTTTAGATGCTtctattgttggtgttggaaataagccacacccggaccgacgatggactggtccaagaggggccagtagctcagtggtagagcactccagcagcgtatggaaggtcctag is a genomic window of Cryptomeria japonica chromosome 7, Sugi_1.0, whole genome shotgun sequence containing:
- the LOC131028967 gene encoding SCY1-like protein 2 B isoform X2; translation: MRPSLLGYGTLVWFMSFKVWTRAKELWPWLPSLFLRPWPIRLVGLIMSQRCPRSSRDCEPVQEMGQLEIKHGLLQLTESLGFLHNNARMIHRAISPEAIFITYSGAWKLGGFGFAVATDQVSGDTNVAQPFHYPEYDVEDVVVPLTPSLNYTAPELVRSKMSNASCSSDVFSLGCLAYHLIARRPLLDCNNNARTYASKITYLSHENFSNIPPELLHDLQRMLSADELSRPSALDFTGSSFFRDDTRLRALRFLDHMLERDNMQKSEFLRALSGMWKEFDSRVLRYKVLPPLCAELRNVVMQPMILPMVLTIAESQDKNDFELSTLPALVPVLSSAAGETLLLMVKHAELIINKASQEHLVAHVLPLLVRAYDDPDVRIQEEVLRRTIPLAKQLDFQVMKQSVLPRVHVLALKTTVAAVRVNALLCLGELVQWLDKRSVLEILQTLQRCTAVDHSAPTLMCTLGVTNAIYKKYDLEFAAEHLLPLLAPLLVVQQLNLQQFSKYMLFVKEILRKIEEKRGVTLNELNPSTLDTSSTSSVGMNGVHIDSLKTEGVVSVAGGKSSSSWDSEDWGSITKGPQSFSNANMSTINGNPLSNISKSGSVHNITPMNGMRYDSSISSTSTSSVSSCTPVDVQWPPPAPATTEAPKITNSQLGSATFTDFGSWSSGPSYDHQDLASKKSASNGMTNFHLEPDPAVDDFDPFADWPPRTSNNINNNSKQQIGNAGPMSSSINAQVQNPSSSLNWSTLSPHMPPSSLALSANQQQADIGSIFSSARNEPAVLKIAPPPPSGVGRGRGRGRVKVKSQVPSIHSSGGSNSKPPVDQPPLLDLL